GTTTCGGTGACAACAATATCCGGTGTGTGCGCCATGGTGCTTGTGCTCCTTTGTGGCCGTGCTGTACCTGCCGCAAGGCCAAGATGCTTGAAACCTTCGCTTTCCCCAAGAGACAATGGCGTATGGACAATTCGGATGTCGAGATTCTGGCGCGCACCCAAAGCTATCGCGGCTTTCTGCGCGTCGATGAATACAAGCTGCGCCACCGCCTGTTCGCCGGCGGCTGGAGCCCCGTGCTCTCGCGCGAGGTGATGGAGCGCGGCAACGCAGTTGCGGCCGTCCTCTACGATCCGACGCGCGACCAGGTGGTACTGATCGAACAATTCCGCATCGGCGCCTACACGGCCGGTCAAGCGCCCTGGATGGTCGAGGGGGTGGCGGGCATGCTCGCCAAGGACGCCGATCCGATCGCCGTGCTGCGCCACGAGATCGCGGAAGAAACCGGGCTCAAAGCGACAGCGATCGAGCGTATCGGCAGGGCGATGGCGTCGCCGGGCGGAACCAGCGAATACGTTGAGATGTATGCGGCCAAGGTCGATGCAAGCAGAGCCGCCGGCTTCCACGGGCTAGCGCACGAGGGCGAAGACATCCGCGTCTTCGCCGAAGATTTTGCGCCGGCCTTTGCTTCGTTCTTCGATGGAACGCGACTTGGCAGCGGCTTTACGATCATGTGTCTGCAATGGCTCGCCCTCAATCGCGAGCAGTTGCGCACCAAATGGAGAGACTAGAATGAACGATATCCGCGACGGCTTTGTCGGCACCATCGGCAACACGCCGCTTATCCGCCTGCGCAAGGCGAGCGAAGCGACGGGCTGCGAGATTCTCGGGAAGGCCGAGTTCCTCAATCCTGGCGGCTCGGTCAAAGACCGGGCGGCACTGCAGATGATCGTGGATGCCGAAGAGAAGGGCCTGCTGCGCCCGGGCGGCATCATTGTCGAGGGCACAGCCGGCAACACCGGCATTGGCCTTGCCCTCGTCGGCAACGCGCGCGGCTATCGCAGCGTCATCGTTATGCCCGACACGCAAAGCCAGGAGAAAAAGGATTTCCTGCGCCTCGTGGGTGCTGAATTGCGGCTCGTCCCGGCCGCCCCTTACGCCAATCCCAACAACTACATCAAAGTCTCCGGCCGGCTCGCCGAAGAGATCGGCAAGACGCACCCGGCCGGTGCCTTGTGGGCCAACCAGTTCGACAATGTCGCCAACCGCGAAGCCCATATCCGAACGACCGGCCCTGAGATC
Above is a genomic segment from Magnetospirillum sp. containing:
- a CDS encoding NUDIX domain-containing protein; translation: MDNSDVEILARTQSYRGFLRVDEYKLRHRLFAGGWSPVLSREVMERGNAVAAVLYDPTRDQVVLIEQFRIGAYTAGQAPWMVEGVAGMLAKDADPIAVLRHEIAEETGLKATAIERIGRAMASPGGTSEYVEMYAAKVDASRAAGFHGLAHEGEDIRVFAEDFAPAFASFFDGTRLGSGFTIMCLQWLALNREQLRTKWRD